CCAAACGCAATGCCGGTATCCCACACCACATCCGCATAATCATCCAAGATCGCCTTTGTTTCCTCCGGCCTAGCAGACGTTGTGAAATCAAGGTCATGGCCCAATTCCCCCAAGAAAGCATCCCGGACAGAGCCACCCACCAAGTACAAGGAGTGACCTTTTTCCGTAAACGCTGCCGCCAAAGGCACAAGAATGTCAGAAAGTTTCCCAATAGCCTGGTGAGCGCGCGCCATTAACGCAAGGCGATCTACTTCCTGATCCACGTGCTGTGGCGGAACTTGGTTCTGGGCATTTTGAGCATCCTGGGCATCCTGGGAATTCACGAATCTGAGTCTACCCAGTAGAACTGTGGGCAAAAACTGCTCTGTTGAGGAGGGCCAAATAGGTTCCCATATCCAAGGCAGCGGGGGAGCACTTTTAACGATTGCACGAATCCACCACAAATCTTAAATTTCCCGTGGTTTGTGGTGGATTGGTGCATGATTAGGCCTAAAATCTGCACGAATCCACCACAAACATGTTCGATTTAAAGATTTGTGGTGGGGATTTGCATGTGCGAGGCCAGCAACCAGGTTTTAAGCTTGGAGTCCTAATCAATAAAAGGAGCGCAGAAACCCCTTCTGCCACAGCAGGCGATTTAAGGGGTTGGACTTTCTCAAATGAGTCTAGGTGTGGGTATGCCTTTATTAAGCGCTTACAAGCGATTCTAGGAGGGGTCAGTTTTGGGGCTATTGTGACTAATGTGAAACCTGGAAGTTTGCTGATCAAATTCTCGTCCCCGTCTGCACTGACTGGGCTGAATCTGGTCGAAAATTCGCATTTTCAACCCTCCATTATGCAAATATTCGTTCGATTCCAGTAACTCGCCCAGCAAACCGAACGAATATTCGCATCCGGGCTACACTCGCGTGCCAATCCACCATTTTTCACCACCCGCCACCTGAAAATGGTGAATCCTAACGCTTTTCGACCCCCAAAAGCGTGCCAATTCACCAGTAAACTCAACCCGCCGAGGATTAATGGTGAATCCTAACCAACATCCGACATCACTCGGAAACCCAAAAGAAACTCAAGCGAAGTTGACCACGTGAAGACGCATATAAGAAGTCATTTAACCCCCGGGCGGTTCATTAGTACCGAATACCCACCTCTCACGATACGATTGGTTGAATGAGTGACTTGAAACCCGAGGGGACTACTAGCGGAGCGCCTAAACGCAGGCGTCGTCGCCGTTCTCGCCGTCCTTCAGGTCAGAACCAACAGAACCAACAGAACCAGCAGAACCAACAAAACCAGACCCAACAACCAAGCCAGCAAACACAGCAAGCCCAAACCCAACCCCAAAACCAACAAGGGTCTGAGAAAACCTCTCAACGGCCTAAGCGCCGTCGTTCTCGCAGGGGGCCAAACAAAAAACAAAACAACTCCCAGCAAAGCACCCAACAGAAAGAAAGCCAGCAGAAAGAAACTCAGCAAACCCGCCAGAAGCAATCCTCCAAACAATCCCTGGAGAAGACCCGGGGTAAGGGTAGGAGGTCTCCAACGAGGAGGCGTCCTAACAATAGGGTGCATCAGGCAGGCCAGCAGTCTCGGATGGTTACCTCTGATGAGACGTCGGCGGGTGGACTTGTTGTTTCTGGTCTTTCTGAGGCTGTGAATGAGCACAATGAAGTAGATCTGTCGAAGATTTATGTGGCGCTGATTGGTCGATTGGATCGTCGTGGTCGTTTGTTGTGGTCTATGCCGAAGGGTCATGTTGAGCCTGGTGAGGGTAAGGCTGCGACTGCGGAGCGTGAGGTCTGGGAAGAAACAGGCATCCATGGTGAGGTGTTCACTGAGTTGGGTGTGATTGATTATTGGTTCGTTTCGGAAGGGAAACGGATCCATAAGACGGTGCATCATCATTTGTTGCGTTATGTGGATGGTGATTTAAATGATGAGGATCCGGAGGTCACGGAGGTGGCGTGGATTCCGGCGAATCAGTTGATTGAGCATTTGGCTTTTGCGGATGAGCGGAAGTTGGCTCGTCAGGCGCATGATTTGCTTCCTGAGTTTGCGTTGAAGGAGAAGGCGGAGGGAAGGTCTACCCCGAGGTGAGTCGTTCGCTACGTTGTGTGTCGGTGTTGGCAGCCACAGCGGCCACGGCAGCCACAGTGGCCACAGCAGCCGTAACTATCGCCAGTTTCAGCACAGCACCAGTCCACGCGTTGCCGATTCCGCTTGATCCTTCTGATCCGACGGTGTCGGAGTTGTGGGTGAATCCGAGTGCGCGTGCTGATGATGAGATTTCTGATGTGGATCTGGAGATCTCAAGTTTCACAATGCCTAACAATGGGCTTGCGGCGCGGGTGGGGGAGTCGGTAAAGGCGCAGGTTAAGGTCACTAATCGTACGTCGCAGACGTTGAGCAATATTACGTTGCAGGCGCGTCGTCAGGAGGCGTCTTTTGATGTGGCGAGTGCCCGGGTGGCGGCGACAAGTAATGCTTATGGTTATTTTGGTGCTGCGTCAACTCTAGATAGTGAGCTTGAGCCGGGGGAGAGCGTTGAGGTGGATCTGGAGATCCCTCTTGATAGTTTGTTGATTTCTCAGGCTGGTTCTTTTCCCACGATGTTGGAGTTGTCGGGTCAGCTTGATGGGGTGGCGTCGCATTTGGATTCGCAGCGGTTTTTGCTGCCGGTTGTCGATGATGCACAAGAGCTCGATGCCCCGACCCCGACGACGATGATTTACCCAATTTCGGCGCAGACAAATGTGTTGGGTGGTGAAACTGGTGAGGCGCCAGAAGATCCGCCTTTGCTGGTCAGCTCCGACGCACTCGCTGGCGAGTTGGAGGCAAGCGGGCGTTTGCAAAAGCTTATCGACGCCTACCTCCATTCTTCCCCCGCCGTTCAACAAGCTACCTGTCTTGCCATTGATCCTCAGCTTCTTGATGTTGTTGATCGCATGACCGGCGGTTACACCGTGACGGACACTCGCCCCAGCACGGTGCGTCAAAATCAGCGACTTCGTGAGTTGTGGACTGCCGATAATCAACCCAACCCGGGCACACCTGGTACTGGCGCGGAAGATGCGGCAGTGTTTTTAGAAAAGCTTCGCCAAGCAGCAGCTAGTTCATGCACAGTGGCGTTGCCGTGGGCGAATACTGATTTGAATGCGGTGAGTGAAACCGGCAATCAGTGGCTGATGCGTGAAGCGTTGCAGCGCGGGGTGTCTACGTTTGAGGAAGTTTTAGGCGTTGTTCCAGAGTCCAATGTGGTGATTCCTGGAAATGGTTATGTTGATCCATCGACCGCGGGTGATTTGGGTTGGGCAGATAATGCGTTGGCTCCAGATCAGGCGTGGGAGGTGCAATCGCAGGATTTGGTTGCTTCTGCTGATGCTTCGGAGCAAAGCGCGTTGGATAATCCAAAGCCAACTCCGGGAAATGTAGAGGCTCCAACGCCGACCACTCCGGTGTCTGTGTTGGTGTCTGATAATACGGTGTGGCGGACCACGAGTGCGGATCGTTTCCATTCTTTGGCGCCGGGGGTTACTGCGGTGTCGTATCAGGGTTCGTTGTCGGCAACGTTGGCTACATTGGGCGAAAATCCGGAAACGGTGGGGTATTCCAATCCGGATTCGCGTTATGACTACGCGATGGATTCTGAAAGTGCCCGCAATCTCACAGGCCAGGCAGCGCTGCGGCTCACGGTGGATAATGGCGATGAGGATTCACCGGTGTTAGTCATGCCCAGTGCGGTGCTGGGCGCCGACGACGGCGAGATGTTGCTGCGCACCACCGAGGAATTGCTTCTTGACGGCTCCGCCCGACCTTTTTCCCTCAAGGACTACCTCACTACTAATGCTGAGCAACAAAGCATCTTAAATGCCGCCACGACCCCACCTGATGACACCGCTTTCGGAGCCCCTTATGATGATCCTGCTACGCTGACGGAAACGGAAATTTTACGCACCACGCAGCAGGCGGAATACATCGATGACTTAACGGGGATTATGTTTAATGATCCCAGCATTGCGTTGACTCGTTATGGTTTCACGGCACCGCTGCGCCATGATTTGTTGCGTGCTTTAAGTATTAATGAGCGTCGCTCAGTTGCCCGTCACTCCGAAGCGGCTTCAAGGGCAGATCGACTCCTTAACGGCAACCGCGATACTTTGCAGAAATTGCGCAGCTCTGTGGCATTGCTGCCACCGGGGAATGTGTATACCCGTACCTCTGATTCCTCGCCGTTGCTTATTGTTGCGCAAAATGGTTTGCCGCTTCCTGCTGAGACCCAGATTTTGTATTCCGGGAATCAGCAAGCACATATCAATACCCCCGGTGTGGTTCGAATTCCAGCGCAGGGTTCCATCACGTTGCAAATGACTGCTGATTTGCCGGATGAAAGTGCGCGTACTGATCTGACATTGTGGTTGGCATCCCCAGATGGGGCCACCATTAGTGAACCTGTAGAAATTACTGTCCAGCCTCGTCCCAACCTAAGCATCACGCTCTTTTTCGTGGCAGCAGGCATTCTGGCAGTGGGTGGGTTGTTGTTTATGAAGAAGAAACGAAACGTCGAAAAGCGTTTGCCCGGTACGGGATCGCCCAAACCGCCCCCAACCCACTAACGTATCGCATAGTTATTTTCGTCGTGCGCGCCGTTAAGGCGTGCACTTGTACATGAATGGTCAACAAGTGAGTTCTTCGCTTTCGAATAATTCGGAGCCTTCCGGTCTACGTGCCCGGATCGTTGCTCCTGCACCGCCGGCGCCTGTGCCTGAGGCGCGCAAGAAGGCTGTCGCACGCACAGATGGTGATCGCTCGAGTTTGAAAAACTCGCCCACAGCACCTGTGGCGCCTGTAACTGCCCAGCGTGAACCGGAGCCAGAAAAGCACACCTCCGATTCTGATGTGGTGCGCTCGACTGGGTCGATGGCGATCGCCACGCTGCTAAGCCGTATCACGGGATTCTTGCGCACCGTCATGATTGGTGCGGCTCTGTCCCCGGCGATTGCATCAGCGTTTAATACCGCAAACACTCTGCCCAACCTGATCACGGAGATTGTGTTGGGTGCGGTACTGACGTCGCTGGTGATTCCGGTGCTGACCCGCGCGGAGAAGGAAGACGCCGACGGGGGATCAGGATTTTTTAGGCGCCTGCTCACGTTGTCGGTGACGTTGCTGGGTGGTGTGACCATCCTGTCGATTATCGGCGCGCCACTGCTGACTCGGATGATGCTGTCGTCTGAGGGCCAAGTCAACGTGGTCATGTCCACGGCGTTTGCCTATTGGCTGTTGCCTCAAGTCTTCTTCTACGGACTGTTTGCACTGTTCATGGCGGTGTTGAATACCCGTGAGGTGTTTAAACCCGGCGCGTGGGCGCCTGTGGTCAACAACGTCATCACGCTCACTGTGCTGGGTGTGTACATGGTGCTGCCTGCACGTTTGCATCCGCATGAGCACGTTAGTGTGCTGGATCCTCAGATTTTGTTCTTAGGCATCGGTACCACTGCTGGTGTGGTTGCACAGTGTTTGATCATGATTCCGTACCTGCGTCGCGCGGGTATTGATATGCGCCCGCTGTGGGGCATTGATGCACGTTTGAAGCAATTTGGTGGCATGGCGCTGGCGATTATCGTCTATGTGGCTATTTCCCAATTTGGCTACATCATCACCACCCGCATTGCGTCGATTGCTGATGATGCTGCACCGTTTATTTATCAGCAGCACTGGATGTTGCTGCAGGTTCCTTATGGCATCATTGGCGTCACGTTGCTCACTGCCATCATGCCGAGGCTGTCCCGAAATGCGGCAGATGGCGATGATAGGGCAGTGGTGTCTGATCTTCAGCTTGGTTCCAAGCTGACGTTTATTGCGCTGATTCCGATCGTGGTGTTTTTCACTGCGTTTGGTGTGCCGATTGCCAACGCGCTTTTTGCCTACGGTCAGTTTGATGCCAATGCCGCCAATATTCTTGGTTGGACGTTGAGCTTTTCCGCCTTCACGTTGATTCCTTATGCATTAGTACTGCTGCACCTGCGTGTGTTTTATGCACGTGAAGAGGTCTGGACTCCTACCTTCATCATCGCCGGTATCACTGCCACCAAGGTTGTGCTGTCACTGCTGGCACCGGTGCTATCTAGTTCGCCTGAGCGCGTAGTGGTGCTCCTGGGTGCTGCCAATGGCTTCAGTTTCATCACCGGCGCGGTGATTGGTGCGTATTTGTTGCGAAAGAAACTGGGCCTGTTGGGCATGCGTTCTTTGGCGATCACCTCACTGTGGGCCTTGGGTTCCGCAGCAGTAGGCGCCGCTGCAGCGTGGGCGCTTGGATGGGCTATTCAAGCCGTTGTGGGTGATTTCCTCTTGGGCACCCTAAGTTCTGTGGGATACCTGTTGTACTTAGGTGTGCTTGGTGTCTTCTTCATCATTGTCACTGGTATCGTGCTGTCGCGTTCGGGTCTGCCGGAAGTACAAAACTTGGGCCAGGCGCTAACGCGTATCCCAGGTATGAGCCGATTTATTCGCCCCAACACCAAGATCTCTTTGGATGTCGGCGAAGTGTCCGAGCAAGATTTCTCCACGCAGCTGGTTGCTCCAAGCGAGTTCGCAGCCACACCTGTTCCACCACCAATGTCTGCCGGTATCGTTCGTGGTCCCCGTTTGGTTCCGGGCGCACCTGTGGGCGATGGCCGATTCCGTTTGCTTGCTGATCACGGCGGCGTCCAAGGCGCACGCTTCTGGCAGGCGCGTGAAATTGCCACCGGCAAGGAAGTGGCATTGGTGTTTGTGGATACCTCCGGCAACGCGCCTTTCGCACCGCTGTCTTCCGCAGCTGCAGCAGGTATTGCCTATGAGGTGCAGCGCCGCACTAAGAAGCTGGCAAGCTTTGGCAGCACGGCGGTGGCCTCTAATATCCGCACCGAGGCGTACCGCAATGGCTGTTTGATTGTGGCTGATTGGGTTCCAGGGTCCAGCCTCAGCGCCGTTGCCGAAGCCGGCGCTGATCCACGCGCCGCAGCGTTCGCGCTTGCTGAACTCACCGAAACCATCGGCATCGCCCACAGCAAGGGCATCCCCGCCGGCCTGGATAACAAATCCCGGATCCGCATCAACACCGACGGCCATGCCGTCCTCGCCTTCCCGGCGATTTTGCCCGACGCCTCAGAGCAGCGCGACGCTAAGTCCTTGGCCTCGGCCACCGAAATGCTTATCGACGCCACCCTCGCCCCCAATGACGTCAAGGCGATGATCACCCAAGCCCAAGATCTCGCAACAGCAGAAAACCCTGATTACGCATCACTGGCCATGGCGATGCGCACCTGTGGCCTGTTCACCGAAGAACCAACCCATCTGGTGGTGAAGAAAGAAAAGACACCAAAGCCGGCTAAACGCGATGGTTTCGGT
Above is a genomic segment from Corynebacterium suranareeae containing:
- a CDS encoding NUDIX hydrolase, translated to MSDLKPEGTTSGAPKRRRRRRSRRPSGQNQQNQQNQQNQQNQTQQPSQQTQQAQTQPQNQQGSEKTSQRPKRRRSRRGPNKKQNNSQQSTQQKESQQKETQQTRQKQSSKQSLEKTRGKGRRSPTRRRPNNRVHQAGQQSRMVTSDETSAGGLVVSGLSEAVNEHNEVDLSKIYVALIGRLDRRGRLLWSMPKGHVEPGEGKAATAEREVWEETGIHGEVFTELGVIDYWFVSEGKRIHKTVHHHLLRYVDGDLNDEDPEVTEVAWIPANQLIEHLAFADERKLARQAHDLLPEFALKEKAEGRSTPR
- a CDS encoding lipid II flippase MurJ; the protein is MNGQQVSSSLSNNSEPSGLRARIVAPAPPAPVPEARKKAVARTDGDRSSLKNSPTAPVAPVTAQREPEPEKHTSDSDVVRSTGSMAIATLLSRITGFLRTVMIGAALSPAIASAFNTANTLPNLITEIVLGAVLTSLVIPVLTRAEKEDADGGSGFFRRLLTLSVTLLGGVTILSIIGAPLLTRMMLSSEGQVNVVMSTAFAYWLLPQVFFYGLFALFMAVLNTREVFKPGAWAPVVNNVITLTVLGVYMVLPARLHPHEHVSVLDPQILFLGIGTTAGVVAQCLIMIPYLRRAGIDMRPLWGIDARLKQFGGMALAIIVYVAISQFGYIITTRIASIADDAAPFIYQQHWMLLQVPYGIIGVTLLTAIMPRLSRNAADGDDRAVVSDLQLGSKLTFIALIPIVVFFTAFGVPIANALFAYGQFDANAANILGWTLSFSAFTLIPYALVLLHLRVFYAREEVWTPTFIIAGITATKVVLSLLAPVLSSSPERVVVLLGAANGFSFITGAVIGAYLLRKKLGLLGMRSLAITSLWALGSAAVGAAAAWALGWAIQAVVGDFLLGTLSSVGYLLYLGVLGVFFIIVTGIVLSRSGLPEVQNLGQALTRIPGMSRFIRPNTKISLDVGEVSEQDFSTQLVAPSEFAATPVPPPMSAGIVRGPRLVPGAPVGDGRFRLLADHGGVQGARFWQAREIATGKEVALVFVDTSGNAPFAPLSSAAAAGIAYEVQRRTKKLASFGSTAVASNIRTEAYRNGCLIVADWVPGSSLSAVAEAGADPRAAAFALAELTETIGIAHSKGIPAGLDNKSRIRINTDGHAVLAFPAILPDASEQRDAKSLASATEMLIDATLAPNDVKAMITQAQDLATAENPDYASLAMAMRTCGLFTEEPTHLVVKKEKTPKPAKRDGFGASDYTAKGMAGIAAVVIILVSLVAAGTAFLTSFFGSTNEQSPLAPVETTTSEAPEPVGPPVYLELDQAREWDEGAGGAVADVTDGDTSTAWTSTGGDGILVDLSTPAQLDRIILTTGSGSDSSVTSTVKIYAFQDASPHSLTDGIEIGTVDYSGRSLSHSIRESSKLPGQVESVVILVDEVHSSKADSTSPQMQIAEVQLVGW